A window of Ranitomeya variabilis isolate aRanVar5 chromosome 2, aRanVar5.hap1, whole genome shotgun sequence contains these coding sequences:
- the FAU gene encoding ubiquitin-like FUBI-ribosomal protein eS30 fusion protein: MAVNVLRHHASRARSRFGLKYVRATSSLLFPFLHFARRGAAADTMQLFVRAQNLHTLEVSGQETVSQIKAQISSLEGISSEDQVLLLSGTPLCDEATLDQSGVCELSTLDVAVRLLGGKVHGSLARAGKVRGQTPKVAKQEKKKKKTGRAKRRMQYNRRFVNVVPTFGKKKGPNANS, translated from the exons ATGGCTGTCAACGTGCTGCGTCATCACGCGTCTCGTGCGCGTTCACGCTTTGGTTTAAAATACGTGCGCGCTACTTCCTCCCTCCTCTTTCCTTTCCTCCATTTTGCGAGACGCGGAGCGGCCG CTGACACCATGCAGCTTTTTGTCAGAGCGCAGAATCTGCACACCCTTGAGGTGTCTGGGCAGGAGACTGTTTCCCAGATTAAG GCTCAAATCTCCTCCCTAGAGGGAATTTCCTCTGAAGACCAGGTTCTTCTCCTTTCTGGCACTCCCCTCTGCGATGAAGCCACCCTAGACCAGAGTGGAGTATGTGAACTCAGCACCTTGGATGTAGCTGTTCGTCTTTTGGGAG GTAAAGTCCATGGTTCTCTAGCTCGTGCCGGAAAAGTCCGAGGTCAGACTCCAAAG GTGGCCAAgcaggagaagaaaaaaaagaagactGGCAGGGCAAAAAGGCGCATGCAGTACAACAGGCGTTTTGTCAATGTGGTGCCCACTTTTGGCAAGAAGAAGGGACCAAATGCCAACTCTTAA
- the MRPL49 gene encoding large ribosomal subunit protein mL49 — translation MTQHVDSHAGTLIRICEAAMLVYPQNRKEAAGGDGRGKMAAPILRRTTLGALNAVIRLQRPCSGSANSAGSQYPGIVESHEEFHFVERLIPPTQVPSPPKHTGPAPSGWIPPKDTLPDLPYVVRRSRMHNIPVYTDITHGNRHMTIIRKIEGDLWALEAEVREFLTNLTGRTPATQVNEINKSIRIKGYFDKELQSWLVEKGF, via the exons ATGACGCAGCACGTTGACAGCCATGCTGGCACTCTCATTAGGATCTGTGAGGCCGCCATGTTGGTATACCCACAAAATAGGAAGGAAGCTGCCGGTGGTGACGGTCGAggaaagatggcggcccccatactGAGAAGGACAACACTGGGAGCACTGAATGCTGTGATCAGGCTGCAG CGGCCATGTAGTGGATcagctaacagcgcaggctctcagTATCCAGGCATAGTAGAATCCCACGAAGAGTTTCACTTTGTGGAGCGTCTCATACCCCCGACACAAGTGCCCAGTCCACCAAAGCATACAGGACCTGCTCCGTCAGGATGGATCCCCCCTAAAG ACACACTGCCGGATCTTCCTTATGTTGTGAGACGCTCCCGGATGCACAATATCCCAGTGTACACGGACATTACTCATGGTAATCGACACATGACCATCATCCGGAAGATTGAAGGTGACCTCTGG GCTCTGGAAGCAGAAGTACGGGAATTTCTGACAAACTTAACAGGAAGGACACCGGCGACTCAAGTTAATGAGATCAACAAGTCAATCCGGATTAAAGGCTATTTTGATAAGGAATTACAGAGCTGGCTGGTGGAGAAGGGCTTCTGA